ACAATGGGTTTTGCGTTTTTATCTGGTGCATTATTGAGGGTCAAAATAGACATATAAGCACGGTTTTCAGAGCCTTTTGAGACGGCAAGATAAGCATTCATTCCAAGTTTTGCCATTTCTTCTTCATCCACAACTTTTAATGAAAGTGCGGTAGAATTTTCGGCTAAATTTTTTGCTTGCTCAGCAAGATAAGCGGGGTTGCAGATATTGGGTGGCATATTTGCGATGTCGCGTGCTGCTTTTATGCCTGAGCTAATGGCATTGGCGTGAGCAATGGCTTGTTGTGCTTGATCACAATCCGTATTAAAGATGAAAGATTCTAAAACAGAGGCTTCCGTTTTTTGAGATTTGAAATGATCAAATTGATAATTGGTGTGTTCAATCGTTTCAATGGCAAAGCGGATATTCCAATAAAGATCGCGATCTTTTAATTCAATTTCAGTTAAATAAGAAACAACTTCACGCGTGTTGGTTTCTTTTAGCGTTTTTAATACAGCTTGGATGATTTGTTTATATTGACGCTCCGTGAGTTCTCCTTTTTTGCCACAGCCAACGATTAATACGCGTTTAGCAGATAAACCTTGAAGATCACGAAGTAAAACGATTTGGGCTAATTTTCCAGTTAGCTCACCTGATTTCACTAAATCGTTTAAATAGTCTTGGGTTAATTGATCGATTTCATTAAAACTTTTTGAAAATTCATTATTTTCATAGACGCCTAAAACAATGCAATCAGTGGTTTGAGAAAGTGCGGTATTTTTTGCTTGATATTTCATTTGTTGTCCTTAAATTTCTGTTTAATTCAGCGAAAATAAGTTATCATACGCGACCGATTTTATCCAGTTTTCCTCCGTTTTAGATTTAGAAAAACAAACGAAATAAGATGATTTTAATTCGATATTTAATAAAAGAAGTTTTCAAAAGCCAAATCGCAATTTTACTAATTTTGCTATTAATTTTTTTTAGTCAGCAGTTTGTACGTGTATTAGGTGCGGCGGCAAATGGGAATGTGCCAGCTGATTTGGTTTTCTCTTTATTAGGCTTAGGAATGCCGACAATGGCTCAGTTGATGTTGCCACTATGTTTATTTATTGCAATTTTACTGACTTTTGGTCGTCTTTACGCTGAAAGTGAAATCACAGTGATGCGCGCATGTGGTGTAGGGCAACGGATTTTGGTTAAAGTGGCATTGATTATGTCTTTATTAACAGCAGGTATTGCCGCTTATAACGCATTATGGCTTTCGCCTTGGGCAATTCAAAAACAAGTGAATATAGTGGAAGATGCAAAGGCTAATCCAACCGTTGGCGTGCTGTCTTCAGGTCAGTTTATTTCTACCAACAACAATAACGTTGTGTTATTTATTGATAAGATTAAAGATAACCAAATCCGCAATGTTTATTTATTTCAAATGACACCTCAAAAACAAACAAAACCTTCAGTGGTAACGGCTGAAAAAGGGGAATTAATTGCGTTACCAAATGGTGATCAAGTATTAAATTTGAAAAATACAAAAAGGGTTGAAGGAACCTCTGTTTTGCCAGATTTTCGCATTACACATTTTGATGAATATCGCGCCTATTTAGGTTATCAAGCAGCAGAAAATACCAATGATGAAGCAGCAGAATTAACATTATCTCAACTTATCGATTTAGATTCTTCTTCTGCGAAAGCTGAATTGCATTGGCGTATTACCTTAATTTTGGCAGTGCCATTAATGGCATTGATTGCTGTACCATTAAGTCGCGTAAATCCTCGACAAGGTAGATTTGCCAAAATTTTACCCGCACTTTTACTCTATTTAATTTATTTCTTGTTACAAAGCTCTTTTAAATCTGCAGGTGCAGCGGGAAAATTAGAGGCTGAACTCTTAATGCCGCTTGTTAATATCGGATTTTTCTTACTTGCGGTGGTGTTGAATAGCTGGGACAGTAAAATAATGTATAAATTTCGCTATTTATTTAGTCAGAAAGGATCGGCAAAATGATAAATACCCTTGATCGTTATATTGGAAAAAGTATTCTTGGCGCGATTTTTGCTACTTTAATGACTTTAGTGGGGTTATCGGCGATTATTAAATTTGTCGAACAATTTCGTAGTGTAGGTAAAGGCACTTATGATATTTGGCAAGCGGTAATTTTTACTGGTTTAACTATGCCTAAAGATATTGAAACTTTCTTTCCTATGGCAGCATTGCTTGGTGCATTAATTGCACTAGGTAATCTTGCTAGCAGAAGCGAACTTGTTGTTATGCAATCAGCAGGATTTTCTCGCTTTAAAATTGGAATGGCCGTGATGAAAACTGCATTACCATTAGTAGTATTTACAATGATTATTGGGGAGTGGGGAATTCCACAAACAGAACAATTTGCACGAGATATGCGCGCTAAGGCTCTTTCTGGTGGTTCTATACTTTCAATAAAAAATGGCGTGTGGGCGAAAGATGGTAATAATTTTGTATTTGTTAGGCGGGTAACGGATGATGCAAAATTAGACGATATTTATATTTATACCTTTGATCAACAGCATAATTTAACAGAATTAAAACATTCAAACCAAGCGAGTTATTCTGAAGATGAAGCTAAATGGACATTGCATCAAGTTAATCATTCAACGATTACAAAAGATGAAATCATTACAACGAATCATTTATTAGAAACTTGGGAAACTAGTTTAACGCCAGATAAATTAGGTGCGGTTTCTTTGCGCCCGACATCATTATCTATCTCTGGTTTATATCATTACATTTCATTTCTGCGTGAAACAGGGCAAGATGTGAGTCGTTTTGAACTCACGTTTTGGCGTAAAATTTTCCAGCCTATATCCGTTGGCATAATGATGTTATTAGCCTTATCTTTTATCTTTGGATCGCTACGCAGCGTGACAGCAGGCGCAAGGATAGTTACTGGGATTTGTGTAGGATTCTTATTTTATGTTGTTAATGAAATTTTAGGACAAATGAGCGTAGTTTACGGTATTTCTGCTATTTTTGGCGCATTGATCCCGAGTTTGCTTTTCATTGTGATGATTTGGTGGTTGTTAAGTCATAAGCGAGATTAGCTTTAAGGGGATAAATTAGTTGAATTGATTCATTGTTATTTAATAAATAGGGGAATGTTTAATTATGAATTTATTTAATGCAAATCCTGAAAATAATAAGTTTGCATAATAAATAAAGATCAAGCATTCTATATTGGTATAGACGTTTAGCCGTCTAAATGATTAAGAAAATTACTTTAAAGTGGGAGTTATTATGACAACAGCACACATCTTAGGCTTTCCTCGTGTAGGGGCAAAACGTGAATTAAAATTTGCACAAGAACGTTATTGGCGTAAAGAATTATCTGAACAAGATTTATTAGATTTAGCGAAAGCATTGCGTGAAAAAAACTGGAAACATCAAGCTGCGGCGAATGCAGATTTCGTTGCAGTGGGCGATTTCACGTTCTACGATCATATTTTAGATTTACAAGTGGCAACAGGGGCAATTCCTGCTCGTTTTGGTTTTGATAGCCAAAATTTAACCCTTGATCAATATTTCCAACTTGCACGTGGTAACAAAGATCAATTTGCAATTGAAATGACCAAATGGTTTGATACAAACTATCACTATCTCGTGCCTGAATTTCATAAAAATACACAATTCAAAGCTAATCCAGCACATTATGTAAATCAAATCCGTGAAGCAAAAGCGTTAGGCTTAAACTTCAAACCAGTGATTGTTGGTCCATTAACATTCTTATGGTTAGGTAAAGAAAAAGGCGAAACATTTAACCGTTTCGATTTATTAAATCAATTAGTGCCTGTTTATGTTGAAATCTTAAACGCATTAGTGGCTGAAGGGGCAGAGTGGATTCAAATTGATGAACCTGCATTAGCATTAGATTTACCAGCAGAATGGGTTGAAGCCTATAAATCTGTTTACGCTGAATTAAGCAAAGTGAACGCGAAATTATTATTAGCTACTTATTTTGGTTCCGTCGCAGAACACGCTGAGTTATTAAAAGCTTTACCTGTTGCGGGCTTGCATTTAGATTTAGTTCGTGCACCAGAACAACTTGCAGCATTTGAAGATTACAGCAAAGTATTATCAGCTGGCGTGATTGAAGGCCGTAATATCTGGCGTGTAAACTTAAACAAAGTGTTAGATGTATTAGAGCCATTAAAAGCAAAATTAGGCGAGCGTTTATGGATTGCACCAAGCTGTTCACTATTGCACACCCCATTTGATTTAGAAGTGGAAGTACAATTAAAAGAAAAAAATACCGCACTTTATAGCTGG
The Haemophilus influenzae DNA segment above includes these coding regions:
- a CDS encoding leucyl aminopeptidase, translating into MKYQAKNTALSQTTDCIVLGVYENNEFSKSFNEIDQLTQDYLNDLVKSGELTGKLAQIVLLRDLQGLSAKRVLIVGCGKKGELTERQYKQIIQAVLKTLKETNTREVVSYLTEIELKDRDLYWNIRFAIETIEHTNYQFDHFKSQKTEASVLESFIFNTDCDQAQQAIAHANAISSGIKAARDIANMPPNICNPAYLAEQAKNLAENSTALSLKVVDEEEMAKLGMNAYLAVSKGSENRAYMSILTLNNAPDKNAKPIVLVGKGLTFDAGGISLKPAADMDEMKYDMCGAASVFGTMKAIAELNLPLNVIGVLAGCENLPDGNAYRPGDILNTMNGLTVEVLNTDAEGRLVLCDALTYVERFEPELVIDVATLTGACVVALGQHNSGLVSTDNALANALLQASTETTDKAWRLPLSEEYQEQLKSPFADLANIGGRWGGAITAGAFLSNFTKKYRWAHLDIAGTAWLQGANKGATGRPVSLLTQFLINQVK
- the lptF gene encoding LPS export ABC transporter permease LptF encodes the protein MILIRYLIKEVFKSQIAILLILLLIFFSQQFVRVLGAAANGNVPADLVFSLLGLGMPTMAQLMLPLCLFIAILLTFGRLYAESEITVMRACGVGQRILVKVALIMSLLTAGIAAYNALWLSPWAIQKQVNIVEDAKANPTVGVLSSGQFISTNNNNVVLFIDKIKDNQIRNVYLFQMTPQKQTKPSVVTAEKGELIALPNGDQVLNLKNTKRVEGTSVLPDFRITHFDEYRAYLGYQAAENTNDEAAELTLSQLIDLDSSSAKAELHWRITLILAVPLMALIAVPLSRVNPRQGRFAKILPALLLYLIYFLLQSSFKSAGAAGKLEAELLMPLVNIGFFLLAVVLNSWDSKIMYKFRYLFSQKGSAK
- the lptG gene encoding LPS export ABC transporter permease LptG, with product MINTLDRYIGKSILGAIFATLMTLVGLSAIIKFVEQFRSVGKGTYDIWQAVIFTGLTMPKDIETFFPMAALLGALIALGNLASRSELVVMQSAGFSRFKIGMAVMKTALPLVVFTMIIGEWGIPQTEQFARDMRAKALSGGSILSIKNGVWAKDGNNFVFVRRVTDDAKLDDIYIYTFDQQHNLTELKHSNQASYSEDEAKWTLHQVNHSTITKDEIITTNHLLETWETSLTPDKLGAVSLRPTSLSISGLYHYISFLRETGQDVSRFELTFWRKIFQPISVGIMMLLALSFIFGSLRSVTAGARIVTGICVGFLFYVVNEILGQMSVVYGISAIFGALIPSLLFIVMIWWLLSHKRD